The following proteins come from a genomic window of Flavobacterium crocinum:
- a CDS encoding MCP four helix bundle domain-containing protein has product MKDLKKYSNKTKAAFILLIVMLLILLGNFNTLQNSKNVNDNINAIYKDRLVVAHYIFQYSKQLHFIKAEAEKLNLSDNTKRTEITHTLDIVHNIDDLYAKTVLTNKEKQYFDAFLISCKEINNQLENKNWSQIVVSSEEALKTLESLSHIQIEEGKAKLAAANAMYSKNNSIGQLQIALLIILGGITVYLLIKKIKKTVKIPEPPSLN; this is encoded by the coding sequence ATGAAAGATTTAAAAAAATACAGCAACAAAACTAAAGCTGCTTTTATTCTATTGATAGTGATGCTTTTAATTTTATTGGGAAATTTCAACACGCTTCAAAATTCTAAGAATGTAAACGATAATATTAACGCTATTTATAAAGATCGTTTGGTTGTAGCGCATTATATTTTTCAATATTCCAAACAACTTCATTTTATTAAAGCTGAAGCTGAAAAACTGAATTTGAGCGATAACACCAAAAGAACAGAAATCACCCATACTTTAGATATCGTTCATAACATCGATGATTTGTATGCTAAAACAGTTCTGACAAATAAAGAAAAACAATACTTTGATGCTTTTTTGATTTCCTGTAAAGAAATTAATAATCAGCTTGAGAATAAAAATTGGTCGCAAATTGTTGTTTCTAGTGAAGAAGCTCTAAAAACACTAGAATCTTTATCACATATTCAAATTGAAGAAGGTAAAGCAAAACTTGCTGCTGCCAATGCAATGTACAGTAAAAATAATAGTATCGGTCAATTACAAATTGCTTTGCTTATTATTTTGGGCGGAATAACAGTTTATCTTTTAATTAAAAAAATAAAGAAAACAGTAAAAATTCCTGAGCCGCCTAGTTTGAATTAA
- a CDS encoding DUF2911 domain-containing protein, with amino-acid sequence MKKLLIAFALILAPLASEAQVKTPQASPKGYIKQTVGLTDVEVTYSRPGARGRAVFGNLVPFGKLWRTGANENTIINFGDDVVIDGKTLKKGKYAIYTVPRIESWDVIFYLSTDNWGLPENWSDAYVALKTTVKEDALPTPVETFTIGINSLDPNFGYLEMAWENSHVALKFEVPTAKIATASIDKALAGPTWNDYYAASQYLFQANGNIETARTYVDKALDMSSDKPYYVSRLKSLIQAKQGDKKGAIETAKASLAAAEAANNTDYVKLNKDSIAEWSR; translated from the coding sequence ATGAAAAAACTACTTATTGCTTTCGCACTGATCTTAGCACCATTAGCATCAGAAGCACAAGTAAAAACTCCACAAGCGAGCCCAAAAGGATATATTAAACAAACTGTTGGTTTAACTGATGTTGAAGTTACCTATTCAAGACCAGGTGCCAGAGGAAGAGCTGTTTTCGGAAATTTAGTTCCATTTGGGAAATTATGGAGAACTGGAGCTAATGAAAATACAATAATCAACTTTGGTGACGATGTCGTTATTGATGGAAAAACATTAAAAAAAGGAAAATACGCTATTTATACAGTGCCTAGAATCGAAAGCTGGGATGTTATTTTCTATCTTTCTACAGATAACTGGGGATTACCTGAAAACTGGAGTGATGCTTATGTAGCTTTAAAAACTACTGTAAAAGAAGATGCTTTACCAACTCCAGTAGAGACTTTTACAATTGGAATTAACAGTTTAGATCCTAACTTTGGATATTTGGAAATGGCTTGGGAAAACTCTCACGTGGCGCTAAAATTCGAAGTTCCTACAGCTAAAATTGCAACAGCAAGTATCGATAAAGCTTTAGCCGGACCAACATGGAACGATTATTATGCTGCTTCACAATATTTGTTCCAGGCTAACGGAAATATTGAAACTGCCAGAACTTATGTAGACAAAGCTTTGGATATGAGTTCTGATAAACCATATTATGTTTCAAGATTAAAATCTTTGATTCAGGCAAAACAAGGTGATAAAAAAGGTGCTATTGAAACTGCAAAAGCTTCGTTAGCAGCTGCTGAAGCCGCAAATAATACAGATTACGTAAAATTGAACAAAGACAGTATCGCTGAGTGGAGCAGATAA
- a CDS encoding HAD family hydrolase: protein MIKTVIFDMDGVIVDTEPVHRYAYYLQFSELNIEVPEEMYTSFTGFSTRNTFQALKGYFPSVEQEVEDLIQRKRNIFNDAFDTKEDLYLLDGVEDLIKDLFHNGIQLILASSASKVTIDRVFTRFNLHQYFTHIVSGEDFPQSKPNPAIFNHAASLSIAPKENCIIIEDSTNGIKAAKAAGIYCVGYRSQHSNLQDYSEADLVIDHFNELNAQKISQIEA from the coding sequence ATGATTAAAACAGTAATTTTTGATATGGACGGTGTTATTGTAGACACAGAACCCGTTCATCGTTATGCTTATTATTTACAATTTTCAGAATTGAATATAGAAGTTCCCGAAGAAATGTACACTTCATTTACCGGATTTTCTACCAGAAATACATTTCAGGCATTAAAAGGATATTTTCCGTCCGTAGAGCAGGAAGTAGAAGATTTGATTCAAAGAAAACGAAATATTTTTAATGACGCTTTTGATACCAAAGAAGATTTATATCTTTTGGATGGAGTAGAGGATTTAATTAAAGATTTATTTCATAACGGAATACAATTAATCTTAGCTTCATCAGCATCTAAAGTAACTATTGATCGCGTTTTTACAAGATTCAACCTTCACCAATACTTTACGCATATTGTGAGTGGAGAAGATTTTCCTCAGTCAAAACCAAATCCTGCAATATTTAATCATGCGGCTTCTTTATCTATCGCACCAAAAGAAAACTGCATTATTATTGAAGATAGCACAAACGGAATAAAAGCAGCAAAAGCAGCAGGAATTTACTGTGTAGGTTACAGAAGTCAGCATTCGAATCTACAAGATTATAGTGAAGCTGACTTAGTTATAGATCATTTTAATGAATTAAATGCTCAGAAAATATCACAGATCGAAGCCTGA
- a CDS encoding tRNA threonylcarbamoyladenosine dehydratase — MAEWTERAELLFTKEGLENLQKSNILVVGLGGVGSFAAEFLARAGVGNMTIVDGDVVDITNINRQLPALHSTVGQPKIKIVGDRLMDINPELNLTRVQEFLSPERAFEIVSPEFDYVLDCIDSITPKLNLIIAAKRKRVKIISSMGAGGKMLASKVKVTDISKTINCYFSKTIRKRLKEAKINKLKVVFSSEIQDEKSLKLTDGKNFKKSFYGTNSYMPGLFGLHAAETVIRHLLTK, encoded by the coding sequence ATGGCAGAATGGACAGAAAGAGCTGAGCTTTTGTTTACAAAAGAAGGATTGGAAAATTTACAAAAATCTAATATTTTAGTTGTAGGACTGGGCGGAGTTGGATCTTTTGCAGCAGAATTTTTAGCTAGAGCAGGAGTTGGAAATATGACAATTGTTGATGGTGATGTTGTGGATATTACCAATATCAACAGACAGTTGCCTGCTTTACATTCAACAGTTGGACAGCCAAAAATTAAGATCGTTGGGGATCGTTTAATGGATATTAATCCGGAATTAAATTTAACAAGAGTACAGGAATTTCTTTCTCCGGAACGTGCTTTTGAAATTGTTTCTCCAGAATTTGATTATGTTTTGGACTGTATTGACAGTATCACTCCAAAATTAAATCTGATTATTGCTGCTAAACGCAAAAGAGTGAAAATCATCAGCAGTATGGGGGCCGGAGGAAAAATGTTGGCTTCGAAAGTAAAGGTGACAGACATTTCTAAAACGATCAACTGTTACTTTTCGAAAACAATTCGCAAACGCTTAAAAGAGGCAAAAATCAACAAACTGAAAGTGGTTTTTTCTTCTGAAATTCAGGACGAAAAAAGCTTAAAATTAACCGACGGAAAAAACTTTAAAAAGTCTTTCTACGGAACAAACAGCTATATGCCAGGATTATTTGGCCTACATGCAGCAGAAACAGTGATTAGACATTTGCTTACTAAATAA
- a CDS encoding TatD family hydrolase, whose product MEYFNLHTHQFTNQENILELVNQYPTDFDSTIPFYSIGIHPWYIDENRIEEDLKIIEQKLQTENCLAIGECGLDKRIEMPLDLQISVFEKQLALAEKFKKPVVIHCVAAYQEVIETKKRLKVTVPMIIHGFSKNAQIASQLITAGFYLSFGKYLIKNPDLKTVFQSVPNDRFFLETDTMEETIQQVYKLASVYKQLNIKELNKLISSNYKSVFKS is encoded by the coding sequence ATGGAATACTTTAATCTTCATACACATCAGTTTACCAATCAGGAAAATATTTTAGAACTGGTTAATCAATATCCAACGGATTTTGATTCCACGATTCCTTTTTATTCTATTGGAATTCATCCCTGGTATATTGATGAAAACCGAATTGAGGAAGATTTGAAAATTATAGAGCAAAAACTGCAAACAGAAAATTGTCTGGCGATAGGAGAGTGCGGTTTGGACAAAAGAATTGAAATGCCGCTGGATTTACAAATTTCAGTTTTTGAGAAACAATTGGCTTTAGCTGAAAAATTTAAAAAACCAGTGGTTATACATTGTGTAGCGGCTTATCAGGAAGTAATTGAAACTAAAAAAAGACTGAAAGTGACTGTGCCAATGATCATTCATGGATTTTCGAAAAATGCACAAATAGCATCACAATTAATTACAGCAGGATTTTATCTTTCGTTTGGAAAATATCTTATAAAAAATCCTGATTTGAAAACAGTTTTTCAAAGTGTCCCAAACGATCGTTTTTTTCTTGAAACAGATACAATGGAAGAAACTATTCAGCAAGTTTACAAACTTGCTTCAGTATACAAACAATTAAATATAAAAGAATTAAATAAACTTATTTCAAGTAATTATAAAAGTGTTTTCAAAAGTTAG
- a CDS encoding DUF1684 domain-containing protein gives MKTVNALLLLLVFNIGYSQQKFSKSETLKFQKKLNAEYADPKTSPLMAEDLKTFKSLDFFPISETYFVNATLVKAKGGKVFEMKTSGTRTPKYIKYGTLNFKINGKPFQLAVYQSLELIVQEKYKNHLFLPFSDLTTGKQSYIGGRYIDLEIPKGNTIAVDFNRAYNPYCAYNYKYSCPLVPLENDLKIEIKAGVKTFD, from the coding sequence ATGAAAACTGTAAACGCCCTGCTTTTATTGTTGGTTTTTAATATTGGCTATAGTCAACAAAAGTTCAGTAAAAGTGAAACTCTGAAATTTCAGAAGAAACTGAATGCAGAATATGCTGATCCTAAGACTAGTCCATTGATGGCTGAAGATTTAAAAACTTTCAAAAGTTTAGACTTTTTTCCTATTTCCGAAACTTATTTTGTGAATGCCACTTTGGTAAAAGCGAAAGGCGGAAAAGTTTTTGAAATGAAAACTTCAGGAACCCGAACTCCAAAATACATCAAATACGGAACTTTAAATTTTAAAATAAACGGAAAACCTTTTCAGCTTGCCGTTTATCAAAGTTTAGAACTTATAGTACAGGAAAAATATAAGAATCATCTTTTTTTACCATTTTCAGATTTAACAACCGGAAAGCAAAGTTACATTGGTGGTCGTTATATTGATTTAGAAATCCCTAAAGGAAACACAATAGCTGTAGATTTTAACCGGGCTTACAACCCGTATTGCGCTTACAATTATAAGTATTCATGTCCGCTTGTGCCTTTGGAAAATGATTTAAAAATTGAAATTAAAGCAGGTGTAAAGACCTTTGATTAA
- a CDS encoding MDR family MFS transporter, which yields MLKNAFTNYINNFRGFTREVWILATITFINRAGTMVLPFLSKYLKEDLHFTYNQVGWIMVAFGFGSMLGSWLGGRLSDKIGFYKIMIFSLFTSGVSLFFVQYITTFWALCAAMFVLMTIADMFRPAMFVSLGAYAKPENRTRALTLVRLAVNLGFAAGPALGGLIIMGMGYSGLFWVDGASCIISISIFALLVKEKKKADHVDKTESAVEVKSVFHDKIFWVFLFVSFITAMIFFQLFTTLPLYHNEKFGLSEFQTGLLMTLNGLLIFSLEMPTVGFLERKAFPKIRIIIIGSFIMALSFFLLLINFWAGILVVSMVCISIGEVLTFPFSNAFALSRAPRGQEGRYMALYTMSFSLAHIISSKLGFEIITRFGYQINWLFMACIGVIATGCCIWIKNTLVTQKTS from the coding sequence ATGCTTAAAAACGCTTTTACCAATTACATCAACAATTTTAGAGGATTTACAAGAGAAGTTTGGATTCTGGCTACCATTACCTTTATCAATCGTGCCGGAACAATGGTGCTGCCTTTTTTGTCTAAATATTTAAAGGAAGATCTTCATTTTACTTATAATCAGGTTGGATGGATTATGGTGGCGTTTGGTTTCGGTTCTATGCTTGGTTCATGGCTTGGGGGTAGACTTTCAGACAAAATTGGTTTTTATAAAATCATGATTTTCAGCTTGTTTACAAGTGGCGTTTCGTTGTTTTTTGTTCAGTACATTACAACATTCTGGGCATTATGTGCTGCAATGTTTGTCTTGATGACGATTGCAGATATGTTTAGACCTGCAATGTTTGTTTCATTAGGAGCGTATGCAAAGCCTGAAAACAGAACCCGTGCACTTACACTTGTTCGTCTAGCCGTGAATCTGGGTTTTGCCGCAGGTCCTGCACTTGGAGGATTAATTATTATGGGGATGGGTTATTCCGGTCTTTTCTGGGTTGATGGAGCTTCATGTATTATTTCGATCTCTATTTTTGCTTTATTGGTAAAAGAAAAGAAAAAAGCAGATCATGTCGATAAAACAGAAAGTGCTGTCGAAGTAAAATCGGTTTTTCATGATAAAATTTTCTGGGTTTTCCTGTTTGTAAGTTTTATTACAGCAATGATTTTCTTTCAATTGTTTACTACTTTACCTTTATATCATAACGAAAAATTTGGCTTAAGCGAATTCCAAACCGGATTATTGATGACACTTAACGGATTATTGATTTTTAGTTTAGAAATGCCGACAGTTGGATTTTTAGAAAGAAAAGCTTTTCCAAAAATCAGAATCATTATTATAGGTTCTTTCATTATGGCGTTGAGTTTCTTTTTATTACTGATTAATTTCTGGGCCGGAATATTGGTTGTTAGTATGGTTTGTATTTCTATCGGAGAAGTATTAACCTTTCCTTTCTCCAATGCTTTTGCGCTTAGCCGTGCACCACGCGGACAAGAAGGCCGTTACATGGCGCTCTATACAATGAGTTTCAGTCTGGCTCATATTATTAGTTCTAAACTTGGTTTTGAAATTATTACCCGTTTCGGTTACCAAATCAATTGGCTTTTTATGGCTTGTATCGGTGTTATTGCAACCGGATGTTGTATTTGGATTAAAAATACTTTGGTTACCCAAAAAACTTCATAG
- a CDS encoding BlaI/MecI/CopY family transcriptional regulator, translating into MQKLTNKEEEIMMILWKLKKAFVKEIQAEITEDQPHYNTLSTIVRNLEEKGYVSHNAFGNTHQYFPVVKIEDYRKGFMKTAIDNYFNSSYKSMVSFFAKEEKISADELREILSMIENKDKEK; encoded by the coding sequence ATGCAGAAGTTAACCAACAAAGAAGAAGAAATCATGATGATTTTATGGAAGCTTAAAAAAGCTTTTGTAAAAGAAATTCAAGCGGAGATAACGGAAGACCAGCCACATTACAACACATTGTCTACTATTGTCCGTAATTTGGAAGAAAAAGGATATGTATCGCACAATGCCTTTGGAAATACACATCAATACTTTCCTGTTGTAAAAATAGAAGACTACAGAAAAGGATTTATGAAAACAGCAATCGACAATTACTTTAATAGCTCTTATAAAAGTATGGTTTCATTTTTTGCTAAAGAAGAAAAAATTTCCGCTGACGAGTTGCGTGAAATTCTATCAATGATCGAAAATAAGGACAAAGAAAAATAA
- a CDS encoding M56 family metallopeptidase, translating into MEAIFIYIAKSAVLMLLFYCVYFFLLRRETFFNSNRWFLLSGLIISSILPLLSYTKIVWIDATQNLNTNIESALLSIPEKQNSDINWNYVILAFYGIGLLIFLLKLAIDFYSLNAIIKGKKVKQQADFKFIDTQENIAPFSYFEYIVYNSSLYTATELENIIEHEKVHSDQNHTVDVLVSRFFSIIFWFNPIVWLYKKAITQNLEFIADSEASKKLSDKKAYQYTLLKITAHENCVAITNHFYQSLIKKRIVMLNKNQSKKRNSWKYYVVIPALAAFVLLFQIEVIAKEKQQTVKVSGEGKSVEVYKISKNSTDAELKEIKDKLKSIHNIDFEVSDIKRDAKNNLTSIKVDIKNGSQQTQSIQTSTGDVIQDFGVIVITDKEGKKKVGIQTSEEGKAKGSKVAVSKRITTLNLEKDDSDASENSNIIITNNQNSKTNTNVNINSFTSTKTDSDTNTNISTVVTTDKNNTVTTKIITKKDGSTIAISNSTKGKVKLGNQLIIVDGEEMPENFDVETLNAKDIETMRIFKGTEAITRYGDKGNNGVIEIQTRK; encoded by the coding sequence ATGGAAGCAATTTTCATTTATATCGCCAAATCAGCTGTTTTAATGCTTTTATTTTATTGCGTTTACTTTTTTTTATTGCGCAGGGAAACATTTTTTAACAGCAACAGATGGTTCTTGCTGTCTGGTTTGATTATCTCATCAATTTTGCCATTATTAAGTTATACAAAGATTGTGTGGATTGATGCAACTCAAAACTTAAATACGAACATTGAATCGGCTTTATTATCTATTCCGGAAAAACAAAATTCAGACATCAATTGGAATTATGTGATTCTGGCATTTTACGGAATTGGCCTTCTAATTTTTCTTTTAAAATTAGCAATTGATTTTTATAGCTTAAATGCTATCATAAAAGGAAAAAAAGTAAAACAGCAAGCAGATTTTAAATTCATAGATACTCAGGAAAACATTGCGCCTTTCTCTTATTTTGAGTATATCGTTTACAACTCATCATTGTACACAGCTACTGAATTAGAGAATATTATCGAACACGAAAAAGTTCACAGCGATCAAAACCATACTGTAGATGTATTAGTTTCAAGGTTTTTCAGCATCATCTTCTGGTTTAACCCAATAGTTTGGCTTTATAAAAAAGCAATAACTCAAAATCTGGAATTTATAGCAGATAGTGAAGCTTCTAAAAAATTATCAGACAAAAAAGCGTATCAATACACGCTTTTAAAAATAACGGCACACGAAAATTGTGTTGCAATCACCAATCATTTTTATCAATCATTAATCAAAAAACGAATCGTCATGTTAAACAAAAATCAATCAAAAAAGAGGAATTCCTGGAAGTATTATGTAGTAATTCCAGCACTTGCAGCTTTTGTTTTATTATTTCAAATTGAAGTAATAGCTAAAGAAAAACAACAAACGGTAAAGGTTTCAGGGGAAGGTAAATCTGTCGAAGTTTACAAAATCAGTAAAAACTCAACAGATGCAGAGTTAAAAGAAATTAAAGACAAATTAAAATCAATTCATAACATTGATTTTGAAGTTTCTGACATTAAGAGAGATGCTAAAAACAACTTAACTTCGATCAAAGTTGATATTAAAAACGGAAGTCAGCAAACACAATCTATTCAAACTTCGACAGGTGATGTAATTCAGGATTTTGGCGTAATTGTAATCACTGACAAAGAAGGAAAGAAGAAAGTGGGTATTCAAACTTCTGAAGAAGGAAAAGCTAAAGGTTCTAAAGTTGCTGTGAGCAAAAGAATCACCACTTTGAATCTGGAAAAAGATGATTCTGATGCATCTGAAAATTCAAATATCATTATTACTAACAACCAAAACTCTAAAACCAATACCAATGTTAACATTAATTCTTTTACTAGTACAAAAACTGACTCTGATACTAATACAAATATTAGTACTGTTGTAACTACAGACAAAAACAATACTGTTACAACTAAAATAATTACTAAAAAAGATGGTTCTACAATTGCCATTTCCAATTCAACAAAAGGGAAAGTCAAATTAGGAAATCAATTAATTATTGTTGACGGAGAAGAAATGCCTGAGAATTTCGATGTTGAAACTCTGAATGCTAAAGATATTGAAACAATGAGAATCTTCAAAGGAACTGAAGCAATCACAAGATATGGTGATAAAGGGAATAATGGAGTTATTGAAATTCAGACTCGCAAATAA
- a CDS encoding BlaI/MecI/CopY family transcriptional regulator: protein MQKLTNKEEEIMHILWKLKKAFVKEIQAEILEDQPHYNTLSTIVRNLEEKGYVAHNAFGNTHQYYPAVSIEDYRKGFMSTAIDNYFNSSYKSMVSFFAKEEKISADELREILAMIENPKENK, encoded by the coding sequence ATGCAAAAACTAACCAATAAAGAAGAAGAAATCATGCACATTTTATGGAAGCTTAAAAAAGCTTTTGTAAAAGAAATTCAGGCAGAGATTTTAGAAGATCAGCCGCATTACAATACTTTGTCTACCATAGTTCGTAATCTGGAAGAGAAAGGTTATGTTGCGCACAATGCTTTTGGTAATACACATCAATATTATCCGGCAGTAAGCATAGAAGATTACCGAAAAGGTTTTATGAGTACTGCTATTGACAACTATTTTAACAGCTCTTACAAAAGCATGGTTTCTTTTTTTGCTAAAGAAGAAAAAATTTCAGCAGACGAACTAAGAGAAATTTTGGCTATGATCGAAAATCCAAAAGAAAACAAATAA
- a CDS encoding M56 family metallopeptidase: MEALFIFILKSSGLLTMFYFAYISLLRKETFFNSSRWFLIAGLITAVVLPFVVYTKIIWIQPPPVQNPDPVITEQTINSIPAETSNIISYEPQYTPIVTEEKSIEIDWNLVLIAVYGIGFTAFMFKFALDFYSLNSVLKGKKVEQQEDFKFIDVNENIAPFSYFDYIVYNSSLYTSAELESILEHEKVHSDQKHTIDVLISRIFCILFWFNPIVWLYKKAILQNLEFIADSEASKKIADKKAYQYTLLKITTHETCVAITNHFYQSLIKKRIVMLNKNQSNKRNYWKYCAVVPALGAFILLFQIKTIAQEKKDNLALVQKDTVKDVKEVIKITKNTTDQELKDITTKLKTDHNLEVEVSDVKRNSDKELTAIQIQSKSESGKKQTIKIDGNKAIKDCDFVVESDANGSKTVNIISNSIPRPPVMVKNERVIIRNYGDSDVTPPTPPTPPVFPSGPLPAAPAVDMSKMPKPPVAPKNPSDKVAMKKFEKEMEEFEKKMEKFQPNIDAMSAYSDAVSEIMSKREAIFEKEMEKYELAMEQFNEKMGKFNYNFKFNFGDNAGDYEKDMKQYEQDMKQYELDMKQHAKDMKQHAKDMKQHEKDMKAMEKENKKA, translated from the coding sequence ATGGAAGCACTTTTCATTTTTATTCTAAAGTCAAGCGGATTGTTGACAATGTTTTATTTTGCTTACATTTCATTACTGCGAAAAGAAACTTTTTTTAACAGCAGCCGATGGTTTTTAATTGCAGGATTAATAACGGCTGTAGTATTGCCATTTGTTGTGTATACTAAAATTATATGGATTCAGCCGCCTCCTGTTCAGAATCCGGATCCTGTTATTACAGAACAAACGATTAATAGTATTCCTGCTGAAACAAGTAATATTATTTCGTATGAACCTCAATATACTCCAATTGTTACGGAAGAAAAGAGTATCGAAATAGACTGGAATCTAGTTTTAATTGCCGTTTATGGCATTGGTTTTACTGCTTTCATGTTCAAATTTGCACTTGATTTCTACAGTTTGAATTCTGTTCTAAAAGGAAAAAAAGTTGAGCAACAGGAAGATTTTAAGTTTATAGATGTAAATGAAAATATAGCTCCGTTTTCTTATTTCGATTACATAGTGTACAACTCATCACTTTACACTTCAGCCGAATTAGAAAGTATTTTAGAACACGAAAAAGTACACAGCGACCAGAAACATACTATAGATGTTTTAATCTCAAGGATTTTCTGTATTCTATTTTGGTTTAACCCAATAGTATGGCTATACAAAAAGGCAATTTTACAGAATCTTGAATTTATAGCAGACAGTGAAGCTTCTAAGAAAATTGCTGACAAGAAAGCTTATCAATACACGCTTTTAAAAATCACAACACACGAGACTTGTGTTGCAATCACCAATCATTTTTATCAATCATTAATCAAAAAACGAATTGTTATGTTAAACAAAAATCAATCAAACAAAAGGAATTACTGGAAATACTGTGCAGTAGTTCCTGCTCTCGGAGCATTTATTCTTTTATTTCAAATCAAAACCATTGCGCAGGAAAAGAAAGATAATCTAGCTCTTGTTCAAAAAGATACCGTTAAAGACGTAAAAGAAGTTATTAAAATTACTAAAAACACTACAGATCAGGAATTAAAAGACATTACAACAAAACTAAAAACAGATCATAATCTGGAAGTTGAAGTGTCAGATGTAAAAAGAAATTCTGATAAAGAACTAACAGCAATTCAAATTCAGTCAAAATCGGAATCCGGCAAAAAACAAACCATCAAAATTGATGGAAACAAAGCCATAAAAGATTGCGATTTTGTTGTAGAAAGTGATGCAAATGGTTCAAAAACTGTAAATATTATTAGTAATAGTATACCAAGACCTCCGGTAATGGTAAAAAATGAAAGAGTTATAATTCGCAACTATGGAGATTCGGATGTTACGCCTCCAACTCCACCAACACCTCCTGTTTTTCCATCTGGGCCACTACCTGCAGCACCAGCAGTAGACATGTCAAAAATGCCTAAACCTCCTGTTGCGCCAAAAAATCCTTCAGATAAGGTAGCTATGAAAAAGTTCGAAAAAGAAATGGAGGAATTTGAAAAGAAAATGGAAAAATTTCAGCCAAACATAGATGCAATGTCTGCTTATAGTGATGCTGTCAGCGAAATAATGTCCAAGCGTGAAGCAATTTTTGAAAAAGAAATGGAAAAGTACGAACTTGCAATGGAACAGTTCAACGAAAAAATGGGGAAATTCAATTACAATTTCAAGTTCAATTTCGGAGATAATGCAGGCGATTATGAAAAAGACATGAAGCAATATGAGCAAGATATGAAACAATATGAACTTGACATGAAACAACATGCTAAAGATATGAAGCAACACGCCAAAGATATGAAACAGCATGAAAAAGACATGAAAGCTATGGAAAAAGAAAACAAAAAAGCTTAA